One stretch of Castor canadensis chromosome 12, mCasCan1.hap1v2, whole genome shotgun sequence DNA includes these proteins:
- the Unc50 gene encoding protein unc-50 homolog, with translation MLPSTSVSSSLQGNGVLNSRDAARHTAGAKRYKYLRRLFRFRQMDFEFAAWQMLYLFTSPQRVYRNFHYRKQTKDQWARDDPAFLVLLSIWLCVSTIGFGFVLDMGVFETLKLLLWVVFIDCVGVGLLISTSMWFISNKYLVKRHSRDYDVEWGYAFDVHLNAFYPLLVILHFIQLFFINHVILTDTFIGYLVGNTLWLIAVGYYIYVTFLGYSALPFLKNTVILLYPFAPLILLYGLSLALGWNFTHALCSFYKYRVK, from the exons ATGTTACCAAGTACTTCAGTGAGTTCCTCATTGCAGGGGAACGGAGTCTTGAACTCCAGGGATGCAGCAAGACACACTGCTGGAGCCAAACGATACAAGTACCTCCGAAGACTTTTTCGTTTTCGGCAGATGGACTTCGAGTTTGCTGCCTGGCAGATGCTTTACCTGTTTACTTCTCCACAGAGAGTTTATAGAAACTTTCACTACCGGAAGCAGACAAAGGACCAGTGGGCCAGAGATGACCCTGCTTTTCTGGTCCTATTAAGTATCTGGCTGTGTG TGTCTACCATAGGATTTGGCTTTGTGCTGGACATGGGAGTTTTTGAAACACTAAAGCTTCTTCTGTGGGTCGTATTCATAGATTGTGTAGGAGTTGGTCTTCTGATATCAACGTCGATGTG GTTCATCTCTAATAAGTATTTAGTAAAACGACACAGCAGAGACTATGATGTGGAGTGGGGCTACGCCTTTGATGTGCATCTGAATGCTTTCTATCCACTCCTAGTGATTTTGCATTTTATCCAGCTTTTTTTCATCAACC ATGTTATCCTAACAGATACATTTATTGGATATTTAGTTGGAAATACCTTATGGCTGATTGCGGTTGGCTATTATATCTACGTAACCTTCCTGGGATACAGTG cactgccatttttgaaaaatacagtaattcttctttatccatttgcACCTCTCATTCTGCTGTACGGGCTATCACTAGCACTAGGATGGAACTTTACCCATGCTCTGTGTTCTTTCTACAAGtatagagtgaaatga